In a genomic window of Streptomyces sp. NBC_01142:
- the glgC gene encoding glucose-1-phosphate adenylyltransferase, whose translation MRGGPSVLGIVLAGGEGKRLMPLTADRAKPAVIFGGMYRLVDFVLSSLVNGDILRICVLTQYKSHSLDRHVTTTWRMSSLLGNYVTPVPAQQRLGRRWYLGSADAILQSLNLVHDEQPDYIAVFGADHVYRMDPRQMLQRHIESGAGATVAGIRVPRSEASSFGIITPASDGTRVERFLEKPTDPPGLPGDPGRVFASMGNYLFTTKVLVDALHRDAEDEHSVHDMGGSILPMLTERGVAQLYDFHENHVPGERAWEHGYWRDVGTLDTYYEAHMDLISDRPAFDLDNRRWPVYTHSGQLPPARFIGAGITSESVVSPGCIVRGQVTRSVLSPGVLVEEGAVVQGSVLHDNVRIGRGAVVRGAILDKNVDVPPGATIGVNPERDQELYTVSKNGVIALGKGQPVL comes from the coding sequence ATGCGCGGTGGACCTTCGGTGCTCGGAATCGTCCTGGCCGGTGGGGAGGGCAAACGGCTGATGCCGCTCACGGCCGACCGCGCCAAACCGGCGGTGATTTTCGGCGGTATGTACCGCCTCGTCGACTTTGTTCTCTCCAGCCTCGTCAACGGGGACATCCTGCGCATCTGCGTGCTGACGCAGTACAAGTCGCACTCGCTGGACCGCCATGTGACGACCACCTGGCGGATGTCGAGTCTGCTCGGCAACTACGTCACGCCCGTCCCGGCCCAGCAGCGCCTCGGGCGGCGCTGGTACCTGGGCAGCGCGGACGCGATCCTGCAGTCCCTCAACCTGGTCCACGACGAACAGCCCGACTACATCGCGGTGTTCGGCGCCGACCATGTCTACCGGATGGACCCGCGCCAGATGCTCCAGCGGCACATCGAGAGCGGCGCGGGTGCCACCGTCGCCGGGATCAGGGTGCCGCGCTCCGAAGCCTCCTCCTTCGGGATCATCACGCCCGCCTCGGACGGCACCCGGGTGGAGCGTTTTCTGGAGAAGCCCACCGACCCTCCGGGGCTGCCGGGCGACCCGGGCCGGGTGTTCGCGTCCATGGGCAACTACCTCTTCACCACCAAAGTCCTGGTCGACGCCCTGCACCGGGACGCCGAGGACGAGCACTCCGTCCATGACATGGGCGGCTCGATCCTGCCGATGCTCACGGAGCGGGGTGTGGCTCAGCTCTATGACTTCCATGAAAACCATGTGCCTGGCGAACGTGCCTGGGAGCATGGCTACTGGAGGGATGTGGGCACCCTCGACACGTACTACGAAGCCCACATGGATCTGATCTCCGACCGGCCCGCATTCGATCTCGACAACCGCCGCTGGCCCGTCTACACCCACTCCGGCCAGCTGCCGCCGGCTCGCTTCATCGGCGCGGGCATCACGAGCGAGTCGGTCGTCAGCCCCGGCTGCATCGTCCGCGGTCAGGTCACCCGCTCTGTCCTCTCGCCGGGCGTACTGGTCGAGGAGGGCGCGGTGGTGCAGGGCTCGGTGCTGCACGACAACGTACGCATCGGACGGGGCGCGGTGGTGCGCGGCGCGATCCTGGACAAGAACGTGGACGTCCCGCCCGGTGCGACGATCGGCGTCAACCCCGAGCGGGACCAGGAGCTCTACACCGTGTCCAAGAACGGAGTCATCGCGCTGGGCAAGGGGCAGCCGGTGCTCTGA
- a CDS encoding ATP-binding protein: protein MRAPMRARRRAARATYLLPQAETSAGWARYLTTVFLTRGCGEEVSGEQVEDATLIVSELVTNATRHGHSSCRLRLHVDPGLVTVEVEDDSPIPPRLCAPDATDEGGRGIALVRLLARDFSVLGGPGGGKTVQAVLAAS from the coding sequence ATGCGTGCGCCCATGCGCGCCCGTCGGCGAGCCGCACGCGCGACGTACCTTCTGCCGCAGGCGGAGACATCGGCCGGCTGGGCGCGGTACCTGACGACCGTCTTTCTGACCCGCGGATGCGGCGAGGAAGTCTCCGGCGAGCAGGTGGAGGATGCGACGCTCATCGTCTCCGAACTGGTCACCAACGCCACCCGGCACGGGCACAGCAGCTGCCGGCTGCGGCTGCATGTCGACCCCGGGCTGGTCACCGTAGAAGTGGAGGACGACAGTCCGATCCCGCCGCGGCTGTGCGCACCGGATGCGACGGACGAGGGCGGCCGGGGCATCGCGTTGGTGCGTCTGCTCGCGCGGGACTTCTCCGTGCTCGGCGGACCCGGCGGAGGCAAGACCGTGCAGGCGGTGCTCGCCGCGTCCTGA
- a CDS encoding endo alpha-1,4 polygalactosaminidase has protein sequence MTRPTRLWAVFLVLSLTVLAACSAPPPDQSPGPRWLPRPGMDWQWQLDGRIDTSVDVPVYDIDGFENDAATVRGLHRDGRKVICYINAGAWESFRPDHRDFPRSVLGGPNGWKGERWLDIRRLDTLRPLMAKRIDLCRERGFDAVEPDLLDAYLNDTGFPLTAAHQLAYNRMIAQLAHDRGLSVGLKNDLPQVPQLVDDFDFAVNEECEQYGDCAALKPFVEAGKAVFHVEYALPVDRFCKRARQLGFSSMRKKLDLGVWRQAC, from the coding sequence ATGACCCGCCCGACCCGGCTGTGGGCCGTGTTCCTCGTGCTCTCTCTCACGGTCCTCGCCGCCTGCTCGGCCCCGCCGCCGGACCAGTCCCCCGGGCCACGCTGGCTGCCCCGGCCGGGCATGGACTGGCAGTGGCAGCTCGACGGGCGCATCGACACCAGCGTCGATGTGCCCGTCTACGACATCGACGGTTTCGAGAACGACGCGGCGACCGTCCGCGGACTTCACCGGGACGGCCGTAAGGTCATCTGCTACATCAACGCGGGCGCGTGGGAGTCCTTCCGTCCCGACCACAGGGACTTTCCCCGCTCGGTTCTGGGCGGCCCCAACGGCTGGAAGGGCGAGCGCTGGCTGGACATCCGGCGCCTCGACACCCTTCGCCCCCTGATGGCCAAGCGCATCGATCTGTGCCGGGAGCGCGGATTCGACGCGGTCGAGCCCGATCTGCTGGACGCGTATCTCAACGACACCGGCTTCCCGCTGACGGCCGCACACCAGCTCGCGTACAACCGCATGATCGCGCAACTGGCCCATGACCGTGGTCTGTCAGTGGGCCTGAAGAACGATCTGCCTCAGGTGCCGCAGCTGGTGGACGACTTCGATTTCGCCGTGAACGAGGAGTGTGAGCAGTACGGCGACTGTGCGGCACTGAAGCCGTTCGTCGAGGCCGGGAAGGCGGTCTTCCACGTCGAGTACGCCCTCCCGGTCGACCGATTCTGCAAACGGGCACGCCAGCTCGGATTCAGCTCCATGCGCAAGAAGCTCGATCTGGGGGTGTGGCGTCAGGCATGCTGA
- a CDS encoding spherulation-specific family 4 protein, whose amino-acid sequence MTLLVPMYVHPAVDPAAWRALVAAAPRLYGVVLNIDDGPGTAPDPAFADAARALRAAGVRVLGYTDTDYGRRPARAVALDFERHRDWYATDGFFLDQVAPDPAGLRHYRRLARAARARGGRTVALNPGVHPAPGYASVADLLVTFEGNWDAYRTAPVAPAWTADHPPETFCHLVHGVPTRLCGLAARTAELRRAAVHCAVAGHGPNPWSALPPALRKAS is encoded by the coding sequence ATGACGCTCCTGGTGCCCATGTACGTCCACCCCGCCGTCGATCCCGCCGCCTGGCGGGCCCTTGTCGCGGCCGCGCCCCGGCTGTACGGCGTGGTGCTCAACATCGACGACGGGCCGGGCACGGCCCCCGATCCGGCGTTCGCCGACGCCGCCCGCGCGCTGCGGGCGGCCGGCGTACGGGTGCTGGGGTACACCGACACCGACTACGGGCGCCGTCCCGCCCGCGCCGTCGCTCTCGACTTCGAGCGCCACCGGGACTGGTACGCGACGGACGGGTTCTTTCTCGACCAGGTCGCACCCGACCCGGCCGGGCTGCGCCACTACCGGCGGCTCGCCCGTGCCGCGCGCGCCCGCGGCGGGCGGACCGTCGCGCTCAATCCAGGAGTCCACCCCGCGCCCGGCTATGCATCGGTCGCCGATCTGCTGGTCACCTTCGAAGGCAACTGGGACGCTTACCGTACGGCCCCGGTCGCCCCGGCCTGGACCGCCGACCACCCTCCCGAAACCTTCTGCCACTTGGTGCACGGCGTCCCCACGAGGCTCTGCGGCCTCGCTGCCCGTACCGCGGAACTCCGCCGTGCCGCGGTGCACTGCGCCGTCGCCGGCCACGGCCCTAACCCCTGGTCCGCCCTGCCACCCGCTCTCCGGAAGGCCTCATGA
- a CDS encoding NAD(P)-dependent oxidoreductase gives MRILLLGSTGFLGGHTAEQLRALPGVRLLVGGRSAAADVPLDLTEGPAVLTGALRAAAPEAVVNCAGLVAGSTVRLTDVNARGPAALCEALREAVPGVRLVHLGSAAEYGPTAPGEPVAESAATRPLGPYGATKLAGTVAVTTSGLDAVVLRVFNPVGPGAPAAGLPGRLAAELRRAGDEGVVRVGDLSATRDFVDVRDVAAAAVRAATAPGPLPPVLNIGSGRATGVRDLADGLVRAAGFRGRLEETGAGSARSTAVSWQCADIEAARAALGWHPERTLTDSLTDLWKTLAPAGAAL, from the coding sequence CTGCTCGTCGGGGGCCGGTCCGCGGCGGCCGACGTCCCGCTCGACCTCACCGAAGGGCCCGCCGTCCTCACGGGCGCGCTGCGCGCGGCGGCGCCCGAGGCCGTCGTCAACTGCGCGGGCCTGGTGGCCGGCAGCACGGTCCGGCTCACCGACGTCAACGCGCGCGGCCCGGCCGCGCTCTGCGAGGCACTGCGGGAGGCCGTGCCGGGTGTACGACTCGTCCACCTCGGCTCGGCCGCCGAGTACGGGCCGACCGCACCGGGCGAACCGGTCGCGGAATCGGCCGCCACGAGGCCGCTGGGGCCGTACGGGGCAACCAAACTCGCCGGCACGGTCGCGGTCACGACATCCGGTCTCGACGCCGTCGTGCTCCGCGTCTTCAACCCCGTCGGTCCCGGCGCGCCCGCCGCGGGCCTGCCCGGCAGGCTCGCCGCGGAGCTGCGGCGGGCCGGTGACGAGGGTGTGGTCCGGGTCGGCGACCTGTCCGCGACGCGCGACTTCGTGGACGTACGGGACGTGGCGGCCGCGGCCGTACGCGCGGCGACCGCTCCGGGACCGCTCCCGCCCGTGCTGAACATCGGCAGCGGCCGCGCCACGGGGGTGCGCGACCTGGCCGACGGGCTGGTCCGGGCGGCCGGCTTCCGCGGCCGCCTGGAGGAGACGGGCGCGGGCTCGGCGCGGTCCACGGCCGTCTCCTGGCAGTGCGCGGACATCGAGGCGGCGCGTGCGGCACTGGGCTGGCACCCGGAGCGCACGCTGACAGACTCGCTCACGGATCTGTGGAAGACCCTGGCCCCGGCAGGGGCGGCGCTGTGA